Proteins found in one Macaca nemestrina isolate mMacNem1 chromosome 4, mMacNem.hap1, whole genome shotgun sequence genomic segment:
- the LOC105472524 gene encoding keratin-associated protein 10-7 isoform X1 — protein MAASTMSVCSSNMSYGSRVCLPGSCDSCSDSWQVDDCPESCCEPPCCAPSCCAPAPCLTLVCTPVSCVSSPCCQVACEPSPCQSGCTSSCTPSCCQQSSCQPACCTSSLCQQSCCVPVCCKTVCCKPVCCVPVYSGASSSCCQQSSCQPTCCTSSPCQQACCVPVCCKPICSGISSLCCQQSSCVSSVPNPSCQVACEPSPCQSGCTSSCTPSCCQQSSCQSDCCTSCPCQQSCCVPVCCKPVCCVPTCSEDSSSCCQPACCTSSQSQQGCCVPVCCKPVSCVPVCSGASTSCCQQSSCQPACCTTSCCRPSSSVSLLCRPVCRPACCVPIPSCCAPTSSCQSSCCRPASCVSLLCRPVCSRPACCGPTSTQKSSC, from the exons ATGGCCGCGTCCACCATGTCCGTCTGCTCCAGCAACATGAGCTACGGCAGCCGCGTCTGCCTTCCTGGTTCCTGTGACTCTTGCTCTGACTCCTGGCAGGTGGACGACTGCCCAGAGAGCTGCTGTGAACCCCCCTGCTGCGCCCCCAGCTGCTGTGCCCCGGCCCCCTGCCTGACCCTGGTCTGCACCCCAGTGAGCTGTGTGTCCAGCCCCTGCTGCCAGGTGGCCTGTGAGCCCAGCCCCTGCCAATCAGGCTGCACCAGCTCCTGCACACCCTCGTGCTGCCAGCAGTCTAGCTGCCAGCCGGCTTGCTGCACCTCCTCCCTGTGCCAGCAGTCCTGCTGCGTGCCTGTCTGCTGCAAGACTGTCTGCTGCAAGCCTGTGTGCTGTGTGCCCGTCTACAGTGGGGCTTCTTCTTCATGCTGCCAGCAGTCTAGCTGCCAGCCAACTTGCTGCACCTCCTCCCCCTGCCAGCAGGCCTGCTGTGTGCCCGTCTGCTGCAAGCCCATCTGCTCTGGGATTTCCTCTTTGTGCTGTCAGCAGTCTAGCTGTGTGAGCTCTGTGCCCAACCCCTCCTGCCAGGTGGCCTGTGAGCCCAGCCCCTGCCAATCAGGCTGCACCAGCTCCTGCACACCCTCATGCTGCCAGCAGTCTAGCTGCCAGTCAGATTGCTGCACCTCCTGCCCCTGCCAGCAGTCCTGTTGTGTGCCTGTCTGCTGCAAGCCTGTGTGCTGTGTGCCCACCTGCTCTGAGGACTCCTC GTCTTGCTGCCAGCCGGCTTGCTGCACCTCCTCCCAAAGCCAGCAAGGCTGCTGCGTGCCTGTCTGCTGCAAGCCTGTGAGCTGCGTGCCTGTTTGCTCTGGGGCTTCCACTTCATGCTGCCAGCAGTCTAGCTGCCAGCCAGCTTGCTGCACCACCTCCTGCTGCAGACCCTCCTCCTCCGTGTCCCTCCTCTGCCGCCCCGTGTGCAGGCCCGCCTGCTGCGTGCCCATCCCCTCCTGCTGtgcccccacctcctcctgccaGTCCAGCTGCTGCCGCCCGGCCTCCTGTGTGTCCCTCCTTTGCCGCCCTGTGTGCTCCCGCCCGGCATGCTGCGGCCCCACCTCAACCCAGAAGTCCAGCTGCTGA
- the LOC105472524 gene encoding keratin-associated protein 10-7 isoform X2 — protein MAASTMSVCSSNMSYGSRVCLPGSCDSCSDSWQVDDCPESCCEPPCCAPSCCAPAPCLTLVCTPVSCVSSPCCQVACEPSPCQSGCTSSCTPSCCQQSSCQPACCTSSLCQQSCCVPVCCKTVCCKPVCCVPVYSGASSSCCQQSSCQPTCCTSSPCQQACCVPVCCKPICSGISSLCCQQSSCVSSVPNPSCQVACEPSPCQSGCTSSCTPSCCQQSSCQSDCCTSCPCQQSCCVPVCCKPVCCVPTCSEDSSSCCQQSSCQPACCTSSQNQQGCCPVSCVPVCSGASTSCCQQSSCQPACCTTSCCRPSSSVSLLCRPVCRPACCVPIPSCCAPTSSCQSSCCRPASCVSLLCRPVCSRPACCGPTSTQKSSC, from the exons ATGGCCGCGTCCACCATGTCCGTCTGCTCCAGCAACATGAGCTACGGCAGCCGCGTCTGCCTTCCTGGTTCCTGTGACTCTTGCTCTGACTCCTGGCAGGTGGACGACTGCCCAGAGAGCTGCTGTGAACCCCCCTGCTGCGCCCCCAGCTGCTGTGCCCCGGCCCCCTGCCTGACCCTGGTCTGCACCCCAGTGAGCTGTGTGTCCAGCCCCTGCTGCCAGGTGGCCTGTGAGCCCAGCCCCTGCCAATCAGGCTGCACCAGCTCCTGCACACCCTCGTGCTGCCAGCAGTCTAGCTGCCAGCCGGCTTGCTGCACCTCCTCCCTGTGCCAGCAGTCCTGCTGCGTGCCTGTCTGCTGCAAGACTGTCTGCTGCAAGCCTGTGTGCTGTGTGCCCGTCTACAGTGGGGCTTCTTCTTCATGCTGCCAGCAGTCTAGCTGCCAGCCAACTTGCTGCACCTCCTCCCCCTGCCAGCAGGCCTGCTGTGTGCCCGTCTGCTGCAAGCCCATCTGCTCTGGGATTTCCTCTTTGTGCTGTCAGCAGTCTAGCTGTGTGAGCTCTGTGCCCAACCCCTCCTGCCAGGTGGCCTGTGAGCCCAGCCCCTGCCAATCAGGCTGCACCAGCTCCTGCACACCCTCATGCTGCCAGCAGTCTAGCTGCCAGTCAGATTGCTGCACCTCCTGCCCCTGCCAGCAGTCCTGTTGTGTGCCTGTCTGCTGCAAGCCTGTGTGCTGTGTGCCCACCTGCTCTGAGGACTCCTCTTCATGCTGCCAGCAGTCTAGCTGCCAGCCAGCCTGTTGCACCTCCTCCCAAAACCAGCAGGGCTGCTGT CCTGTGAGCTGCGTGCCTGTTTGCTCTGGGGCTTCCACTTCATGCTGCCAGCAGTCTAGCTGCCAGCCAGCTTGCTGCACCACCTCCTGCTGCAGACCCTCCTCCTCCGTGTCCCTCCTCTGCCGCCCCGTGTGCAGGCCCGCCTGCTGCGTGCCCATCCCCTCCTGCTGtgcccccacctcctcctgccaGTCCAGCTGCTGCCGCCCGGCCTCCTGTGTGTCCCTCCTTTGCCGCCCTGTGTGCTCCCGCCCGGCATGCTGCGGCCCCACCTCAACCCAGAAGTCCAGCTGCTGA
- the LOC105472524 gene encoding keratin-associated protein 10-12 isoform X3 — protein MSVCSSNMSYGSRVCLPGSCDSCSDSWQVDDCPESCCEPPCCAPSCCAPAPCLTLVCTPVSCVSSPCCQVACEPSPCQSGCTSSCTPSCCQQSSCQPACCTSSLCQQSCCVPVCCKTVCCKPVCCVPVYSGASSSCCQQSSCQPTCCTSSPCQQACCVPVCCKPICSGISSFCVPVCSGASTSCCQQSSCQPACCTTSCCRPSSSVSLLCRPVCRPACCVPIPSCCAPTSSCQSSCCRPASCVSLLCRPVCSRPACCGPTSTQKSSC, from the exons ATGTCCGTCTGCTCCAGCAACATGAGCTACGGCAGCCGCGTCTGCCTTCCTGGTTCCTGTGACTCTTGCTCTGACTCCTGGCAGGTGGACGACTGCCCAGAGAGCTGCTGTGAACCCCCCTGCTGCGCCCCCAGCTGCTGTGCCCCGGCCCCCTGCCTGACCCTGGTCTGCACCCCAGTGAGCTGTGTGTCCAGCCCCTGCTGCCAGGTGGCCTGTGAGCCCAGCCCCTGCCAATCAGGCTGCACCAGCTCCTGCACACCCTCGTGCTGCCAGCAGTCTAGCTGCCAGCCGGCTTGCTGCACCTCCTCCCTGTGCCAGCAGTCCTGCTGCGTGCCTGTCTGCTGCAAGACTGTCTGCTGCAAGCCTGTGTGCTGTGTGCCCGTCTACAGTGGGGCTTCTTCTTCATGCTGCCAGCAGTCTAGCTGCCAGCCAACTTGCTGCACCTCCTCCCCCTGCCAGCAGGCCTGCTGTGTGCCCGTCTGCTGCAAGCCCATCTGCTCTGGGATTTCCTCTTT CTGCGTGCCTGTTTGCTCTGGGGCTTCCACTTCATGCTGCCAGCAGTCTAGCTGCCAGCCAGCTTGCTGCACCACCTCCTGCTGCAGACCCTCCTCCTCCGTGTCCCTCCTCTGCCGCCCCGTGTGCAGGCCCGCCTGCTGCGTGCCCATCCCCTCCTGCTGtgcccccacctcctcctgccaGTCCAGCTGCTGCCGCCCGGCCTCCTGTGTGTCCCTCCTTTGCCGCCCTGTGTGCTCCCGCCCGGCATGCTGCGGCCCCACCTCAACCCAGAAGTCCAGCTGCTGA